A window of Dehalogenimonas sp. WBC-2 genomic DNA:
ACGCGTTCACATAACTCTGGGTTACGTTTGTGGGGCATGGCAGAACTGCCTGTCTGTCCGGTTCCAAATGGTTCTTCAGCCTCACGGAACTCGGTCTTTTGTAGCGCCCGTATTTCGGTGGAAAATTTTTCCAAAGAGCCGCCGATAATGGCCAGTGTTGTCATAAAGTGGGCATGCCGGTCTCGCTGGATGACCTGATTTGATATCGGTGAAGCGGTGATACCAAGCTTGGCGCAGGCAAATTCTTCAACCTCAGGCGGTACCGTGGCGTAAGTGCCCACCACACCGCTCATTTTACCCACCGCAATACCCCTGACAGCGTCTGCCAAACGTTGACGGTTGCGCTGCATCTCTTCCATCCACAGCGCCAATTTCAGGCCAAAGGTTATTGGTTCGGCGTGTACACCGTGAGTCCGCCCGACCATAACAGTGTATTTGTGTTCAATAGCTCGTTTACCCAGGGCCGTGATAAGTTCTTTGATGTCGTCAGCCAGAATTTTGGAAGCTTCTAATAGCTGCAAACTGGTGGCGGTATCCATAATATCAGAAGAAGTAAGTCCCAGATGGATAAAACGGGACTCTTCACCAACACTGTCCGCCACCGAACCGAGAAATGCCGTCATATCGTGGTGCGTTTCTTGTAGAAGCTCCTCCATGCGCTTGATGTTGAGGCGTGCCATCTTAATTTTGGGCAAAGCTTCACGGGGAATGACACCCTGTTTAACCCAGGCTTCACAAACAGCTATCTCAATATCCAGCCATTTGGCGAATTTATTCTCGTCACT
This region includes:
- a CDS encoding adenylosuccinate lyase → MIERYSRPQMKKVWSDENKFAKWLDIEIAVCEAWVKQGVIPREALPKIKMARLNIKRMEELLQETHHDMTAFLGSVADSVGEESRFIHLGLTSSDIMDTATSLQLLEASKILADDIKELITALGKRAIEHKYTVMVGRTHGVHAEPITFGLKLALWMEEMQRNRQRLADAVRGIAVGKMSGVVGTYATVPPEVEEFACAKLGITASPISNQVIQRDRHAHFMTTLAIIGGSLEKFSTEIRALQKTEFREAEEPFGTGQTGSSAMPHKRNPELCERVSGISRLLRGYAVTSLENIALWHERDISHSSTERVILPDACLVLDYAMNIFTSVIKGMTVFPQRMRKNMEITRGLLFSQRVLLALIDKGLSRQGAYKLVQRNAMATWNSEDRLFIDLLKDDTEVMAALSPEELAELFDYKFYTRHVDEIFKRLGLTAAQWKGRTETDAEKLSPRSI